From Actinomycetota bacterium, one genomic window encodes:
- a CDS encoding DUF3237 domain-containing protein — translation MPMALELLPLATGRVSVRPIVWIPNTPLGTRLVGELSSFDIEGERLRAHMFGVAAADWPVVSPDATVSTIDVRVTLETDDGALLYAQYGGRIDMTKTPVTVYSTPRFDTGDERYLWLSRIQVVGKGTFDDTLTSIEYEFYELR, via the coding sequence ATGCCGATGGCACTCGAGCTCTTGCCCCTCGCCACCGGTCGAGTAAGTGTCCGGCCCATTGTGTGGATACCCAACACACCGCTTGGAACGCGGCTCGTTGGCGAACTGTCGTCCTTTGACATAGAAGGCGAGCGACTCCGCGCGCACATGTTTGGAGTGGCGGCGGCGGATTGGCCAGTGGTTTCGCCAGACGCGACCGTGTCCACAATCGACGTTCGAGTCACCCTTGAGACTGATGACGGAGCGCTGTTGTACGCGCAGTACGGCGGCCGTATTGACATGACCAAGACGCCCGTCACCGTGTACTCCACACCCCGCTTCGACACCGGCGATGAGCGCTACTTATGGCTAAGTCGAATACAGGTCGTGGGGAAGGGCACGTTCGACGACACCCTCACAAGCATCGAGTACGAGTTCTACGAGCTTCGGTGA